A single window of Rhizobium sp. SL42 DNA harbors:
- a CDS encoding MgtC/SapB family protein encodes MPSELLSFGTETSLPLSSIVLRLFVAMICGGAIGFEREWRSRAAGLRTHILVCLSAAIVALLTIEIVHYDIFQGEEVRMDPLRLIEAVTAGVAFLAAGMIVYSKGEVQGLTTGAGLWFAGSIGLACGLGFWQIGLIASTFALVVLWLLHFVGAKLPSSDDT; translated from the coding sequence ATGCCAAGCGAACTTTTGTCTTTCGGGACCGAGACCAGTCTTCCTTTGTCGTCCATCGTGCTGCGCCTTTTCGTCGCCATGATATGCGGTGGTGCTATCGGGTTCGAGCGAGAATGGCGCAGCCGTGCCGCCGGGCTTCGCACACACATCCTTGTCTGCCTTTCAGCCGCGATCGTTGCCCTTCTCACCATTGAAATCGTGCACTACGACATCTTCCAGGGTGAGGAAGTCAGAATGGACCCGCTTCGACTGATTGAAGCGGTCACCGCCGGCGTCGCATTTCTCGCCGCAGGAATGATCGTCTATTCCAAGGGTGAGGTTCAGGGCCTGACGACGGGGGCTGGCCTGTGGTTTGCCGGGTCGATCGGATTGGCCTGCGGGCTGGGCTTCTGGCAGATCGGCCTGATTGCCAGCACCTTTGCGCTGGTTGTCCTTTGGCTGCTGCACTTCGTTGGTGCCAAGCTACCGAGCAGTGACGACACGTGA
- a CDS encoding response regulator, with translation MPAGQALAIDTILIVEDDVFISMDAADAVARAGVNVITTESVSDALDILEQEHISGAILDFQVRDGAVTPLVQRLLRQGIPFRIVSGSAIREIEENGIPKSLCAPKPADYGKVLRALMGDGSPGHGSAGQTQGQH, from the coding sequence ATGCCAGCAGGACAAGCCTTAGCGATCGATACCATCCTCATCGTCGAGGACGATGTATTCATATCGATGGATGCCGCCGATGCCGTCGCACGGGCCGGCGTCAATGTCATCACGACGGAGAGTGTCAGCGACGCGCTCGACATTCTCGAGCAGGAACATATTTCCGGGGCGATCCTGGATTTCCAGGTCCGCGATGGTGCGGTCACGCCGCTGGTGCAGCGTTTGCTCCGCCAGGGCATTCCCTTCCGCATCGTGTCAGGTTCGGCGATCCGTGAAATTGAGGAAAACGGCATCCCCAAGTCGCTCTGCGCTCCAAAGCCTGCGGACTATGGCAAGGTGCTCAGGGCCCTGATGGGCGACGGCTCGCCAGGGCATGGTTCGGCAGGGCAAACGCAGGGACAGCACTGA
- a CDS encoding SDR family oxidoreductase has product MATKKEFGQRTALVTGAGSGIGMGAALRLAREGAFVGLLGRTRDELQAVLRKIEAIGGQGMLLVADVSRDAEMAQAVKALVDARGRLDIIVANAGINGTWAPIDDIKPEEFDRTIAVNLRGTYLTLHYGVAHMKSTGGSIVVVSSINGTRTFTTPGATAYSATKAAQLAMVQQLSLELGRHGIRINAVCPGSIDTEIDDNTQMRKRKQTEVPVVFPKGDIPLTGGDAGTIEDVAEVIAFLASDRARHVTGTPVWIDGGQSLLR; this is encoded by the coding sequence CGGATCCGGCATCGGCATGGGCGCTGCGCTGAGACTTGCACGCGAAGGCGCCTTTGTCGGGCTGCTCGGGCGCACGAGAGATGAGTTGCAGGCGGTACTGCGGAAAATCGAGGCGATCGGCGGTCAAGGCATGCTGCTGGTCGCTGATGTCAGTCGCGACGCGGAGATGGCCCAGGCCGTCAAGGCACTGGTTGATGCGCGTGGGCGGCTGGACATCATTGTTGCAAATGCCGGGATCAACGGGACCTGGGCTCCGATAGACGACATCAAGCCTGAAGAGTTCGACCGGACGATTGCGGTCAATCTGCGCGGAACCTACCTGACACTTCACTACGGCGTGGCGCATATGAAAAGCACCGGCGGTTCGATCGTCGTCGTATCATCGATCAATGGCACCCGGACGTTCACGACACCTGGAGCGACGGCCTACTCGGCGACGAAGGCTGCCCAGCTTGCGATGGTCCAGCAACTTTCGCTTGAACTCGGACGGCATGGGATCCGGATCAATGCCGTATGCCCCGGTTCCATCGATACCGAGATCGACGACAATACCCAGATGCGCAAGCGCAAGCAGACGGAAGTGCCAGTCGTCTTTCCGAAAGGGGATATTCCCCTCACTGGTGGCGACGCCGGCACGATCGAGGATGTGGCGGAAGTTATCGCCTTCCTGGCCTCTGACCGTGCCCGTCACGTGACCGGTACGCCCGTCTGGATTGATGGTGGCCAGAGCTTGCTTCGCTAA
- the exbB gene encoding tonB-system energizer ExbB produces MPLTHSGPSIRMMGLAALVGLAVNTVVLAQENSTPAIAPAASVVQNSPVVPNVPAAAQSVAPAAAAPSTDAASPVQAPAASEPAASVPPADVPAQAPASAATASPAVGTPGAEPAVNAQAPAPASGEPAASASPAPAPSAETAPVDAVAPSDASAAAILPHDLSPYGMFMAADWVVKAVMLSLAFASLVTWTVWVAKTLQLFGARQRANRGLKAVVTARSLQDALTVLERRGGVVASMVRAAKHEMSLSDAAIDHAGGAGVKERVSSALGRIEARAGRQMAKGTGVLASIGSTAPFVGLFGTVWGIMNSFIGIAETQTTNLAVVAPGIAEALLATAVGLVAAIPAVIIYNVFARSVTGYRQLLSDASAGIERLISRDLDFRKTALRGGRAETVTLAAE; encoded by the coding sequence ATGCCTCTCACTCATTCGGGACCTTCGATCAGGATGATGGGTCTGGCCGCGCTGGTCGGCTTGGCTGTAAACACGGTGGTTCTAGCCCAGGAAAACAGCACGCCGGCCATCGCACCAGCTGCCTCAGTCGTGCAGAATTCTCCGGTCGTACCCAATGTCCCCGCGGCTGCACAAAGTGTCGCGCCGGCCGCCGCCGCTCCCTCGACTGATGCTGCCTCTCCGGTACAGGCGCCGGCAGCCAGTGAACCAGCGGCCAGTGTGCCGCCTGCCGATGTCCCTGCACAAGCGCCTGCATCTGCGGCAACGGCTTCGCCCGCGGTCGGCACGCCTGGTGCCGAGCCTGCCGTCAACGCTCAAGCGCCGGCGCCGGCTTCCGGCGAACCTGCCGCTTCGGCTTCACCCGCACCTGCACCATCCGCCGAAACAGCGCCGGTCGATGCGGTTGCGCCTTCGGATGCATCGGCAGCCGCGATCCTGCCGCACGACCTTTCGCCCTATGGCATGTTCATGGCGGCGGATTGGGTGGTAAAGGCGGTCATGCTGTCGCTGGCATTCGCCTCTCTCGTCACCTGGACCGTCTGGGTTGCCAAGACCCTGCAGTTGTTTGGCGCCAGGCAGCGTGCAAATCGCGGATTGAAGGCCGTGGTCACGGCCCGCTCGCTGCAGGATGCGCTGACTGTACTCGAACGCCGAGGCGGCGTCGTTGCCTCCATGGTGCGTGCGGCCAAGCATGAAATGTCGCTGTCGGATGCGGCGATCGATCATGCCGGCGGTGCCGGCGTGAAGGAGCGCGTGTCGTCTGCACTGGGCCGGATCGAGGCCCGCGCCGGGCGGCAGATGGCCAAGGGCACAGGCGTTTTGGCCAGCATCGGCTCGACTGCGCCGTTTGTCGGTCTGTTCGGCACGGTCTGGGGCATCATGAATTCGTTCATCGGGATTGCCGAAACCCAGACGACCAATCTCGCGGTTGTCGCACCCGGTATCGCCGAGGCGCTGTTGGCCACGGCTGTCGGTCTGGTCGCGGCCATTCCGGCGGTTATCATCTACAACGTCTTTGCCCGCTCGGTAACCGGCTATCGCCAGTTGCTGTCCGACGCGTCTGCCGGCATCGAACGGCTGATCAGCCGCGATCTGGATTTCCGCAAGACGGCCCTTAGGGGTGGACGCGCCGAGACCGTGACACTGGCTGCGGAGTAA
- a CDS encoding 1-phosphofructokinase family hexose kinase translates to MTKILCIALNPAIDISSDADVVRHTHKTRTFNQQQFPGGGGVNVARVISELGGKCELMFLSGGATGQLLETMLLPLAIAGRAFPIHDPVRVAYAVHELSTNMEYRFVPEGPLVSDAELEPVFQAVSTSDADYIVASGSLPRGVPDDCYVRLAELAAAKGARFVLDTSGPALAAALARARMFLVKPSLREFEAFLSRTLDHDSVGPAAQDYVRKGCAQYIAVTLGADGAILVSADQIVRVPAISVPVQSAVGAGDSFVAGMTWSLAEGHGIDEAFRFGQAAGAAAVMTAGTELCRRQDVIDLFARRAD, encoded by the coding sequence ATGACGAAAATTCTCTGCATTGCGCTCAACCCGGCCATCGATATTTCCAGCGATGCTGACGTCGTGCGTCATACCCACAAGACGCGGACGTTCAATCAGCAGCAGTTTCCGGGCGGTGGCGGCGTCAATGTCGCGCGGGTGATCAGTGAACTCGGCGGCAAATGCGAATTGATGTTCCTGTCCGGTGGCGCCACCGGGCAGTTGCTGGAGACGATGTTACTGCCGCTGGCAATTGCAGGTCGCGCCTTCCCGATCCACGATCCGGTGCGGGTCGCCTATGCGGTGCACGAGCTGTCGACAAATATGGAATATCGTTTCGTGCCGGAAGGGCCGCTGGTCAGCGACGCTGAACTCGAGCCTGTTTTCCAGGCCGTCTCGACGTCGGATGCCGATTACATCGTTGCCAGCGGCAGCCTTCCCCGTGGAGTGCCGGATGATTGTTATGTGCGGCTGGCCGAACTTGCTGCAGCCAAGGGCGCACGGTTTGTGCTCGATACGTCCGGCCCGGCTCTGGCGGCAGCGCTTGCGCGGGCGCGCATGTTTCTGGTTAAGCCGAGCCTTCGGGAGTTCGAAGCCTTCCTCAGCCGGACGCTCGATCACGACAGTGTCGGACCGGCGGCGCAGGACTATGTGCGCAAGGGATGCGCGCAGTATATCGCTGTGACCCTCGGAGCCGATGGCGCCATACTGGTGTCTGCAGATCAGATTGTCAGGGTGCCGGCGATTTCCGTGCCTGTTCAATCGGCTGTCGGGGCCGGGGACAGTTTTGTCGCCGGCATGACCTGGTCCCTGGCAGAAGGACATGGCATCGACGAGGCATTCCGCTTCGGGCAGGCGGCGGGCGCCGCTGCCGTCATGACGGCCGGCACCGAGCTTTGCCGTCGTCAGGATGTCATCGATCTCTTCGCTCGGCGCGCAGATTGA
- a CDS encoding riboflavin synthase subunit alpha: protein MYTGIVQTVAPVTNIVRHDGYTQFHVELPERLMADLQIGASVSIEGVCLSVTTITGNRVTFDAMDATLDRTNLGILTIGDGVNVERSAKPTDENGGHNIAGHIASTAELVASKMDMPGAFIRFRVPEEWAKYVFKRGYLAVNGASLTVAEAEGDMFTINLIPETLRQTTFPRYKPGDPLNIEIDHQTMVMVDVVERTLERLMTKAH from the coding sequence ATGTATACCGGTATCGTTCAAACCGTGGCCCCGGTCACAAACATCGTTCGCCATGACGGCTACACGCAATTCCATGTGGAATTGCCCGAGCGGCTGATGGCCGACCTCCAGATCGGCGCAAGTGTCTCGATCGAGGGCGTCTGCCTGTCCGTCACCACCATCACCGGCAACCGCGTCACCTTCGACGCCATGGATGCGACGCTTGATCGGACCAACCTCGGCATCTTGACGATTGGCGACGGCGTCAACGTCGAGCGTTCAGCCAAGCCGACTGACGAGAATGGCGGACACAATATTGCCGGCCATATCGCATCGACGGCAGAACTCGTCGCCTCGAAGATGGACATGCCCGGCGCGTTTATCCGTTTCCGCGTCCCGGAAGAATGGGCGAAATACGTGTTCAAGCGGGGTTACCTGGCCGTCAACGGCGCCAGCCTCACTGTCGCAGAAGCGGAGGGAGACATGTTCACCATCAACCTCATTCCCGAGACACTGCGCCAGACCACTTTTCCGCGCTACAAACCAGGCGACCCTCTGAACATCGAAATCGACCACCAGACGATGGTCATGGTCGATGTCGTGGAGCGTACTCTGGAACGGCTTATGACGAAGGCACATTGA